The Mytilus edulis chromosome 4, xbMytEdul2.2, whole genome shotgun sequence nucleotide sequence tttttcaaaagagaaGGAGAGGATGATTtgtttagtatttaaaaaaacattcattttgtGATTCGCTCGCATCCTCTTGCAGCTGCATTCAATCATTCTTCTTATCAACACACTATACTAGAACGAGTTTGACCGATttacttcttttcttttttaataagcCTTTAGTATCACTAACAACATTTGGCGGAGTATTAACAGAGCCTTGAATTATAATGAAGTGATTATAAAATTGACCTATATAAAATATGCTATTTATTTTCATCGGAGTTTATCGGCTCAGTTTGGTCATATTTTTACAGTTTATACGTCCCTTTTTGGTTTTAAAGCCCTTCAGGAGTGTAGGTACTAATATATCATCGGCCTTCGCATTATTTTAGGCATTTAACGTTATTGGAGAATGCCAATCAAGAAAAGCGCCCCGGTTGCATTGAAATTTACAAAGtattctttcatttttgaaactttatGACGTTTATCCATTTTGTGTGCAGTTATACTTCCGTGTATttgagataataaaaaaaaaccaataagatTTTAAAAACCCTTCAAAGATTTTGTCCCTTTTCATTTTGATTGAAATAGGAAGGTTAAAAATCGTTCCTTTGCTCTGTGTCTATTTTGTgcacaaaatattgtttttatcatgtATGTATACCCCTATATTTTTTCTCTGTGTATATgattcgaaattaaaattaatgataaaaatgaaataatattaaatagTTGTAGGTATCATTATGTAACAacagtgacaatgagacaacattGTCAAATGTTTATAAGATAAAATCCAGAGCTACCTACAACTGAATCCCAGGAAATCACAAAGTAGCCATCAGGTTCATTGACATATCACATTGCGAAACCTTCTAACATGCAATCAAACGTAATGTTAGATGGCTAGACTGCAATGTATTTCTTCGATTGTAACTCCTACCAGTGTAATATATGCACGGTCAATGTATCCGCAATTTAACAAATGTAAAAATTCTACCAACAACCGATTTAAAACTGCATTACGAATTAGCTGTTTTTTGCTGTAAATGCATGTATtactatgagtttgactgtccctttggtatctttcgtccctctttcactaGTGGATGAAATGAAATTAACCAATTCGGAGTACTCGAGGTAATCCCCGTTACTTGGAAGTATTCAACTGTTGTTTGTGTGCCATTAATAATAATGTGAATTGCAATcctttctttttgtaactttttttgcTCAGAATTTGATTTCTTGCTTGGACAATCTACTTTGTTTAGTACTTTTTTATGTTTGATATCCCAACATATAGTCGGTATCCCAGTGGATATACTTCTGATACTCCCTTAGAAGCATACCTCATGTAAGGCAAGTGTCACAATTTCTGTAAAACATACCTGTTGTATTTTATCACTATAACTTTATAAGTGGCATTAGTTACGATATATGGAAGAATAAGAATATAGTAGTTTTTTGTTCAATCCTTAATAAAAGGTAATAATAAGATCATTATTCGATTTTAACAGCCAGTTTGGTTTAACTTTGTTAAAATAAGCAAAGAAACATCGTTGATGAATTATTCTATTGCAAGTGTCTTGCAAGTGAAAAATTCAACCTCactgaatccgtattcatgtgaccttcaattgaATCTTTTCGTTAGAGATTGGTTTCGTATCTATTAGTCGTGTTCATCCATTAAGATGAAAATGATTTCCTTATTGAAGGTGAAACAAAGATAGACCATTCTGTTGactgaaaatcaaaatcattcttatatatGTTAGAACGATTATTAAATTGTTGTTGTTTTACCTTCAacttgaaatgaaacagaactaAAAATAGTCCAATTGTGCATGATGTCTATATTTATTTATAGCTATGagctatgtttatgtttatatcgggttatgTGACCGTCGGCAGTCGTTGGAGGTCATTGCGATAGGTAATCAAATAGCGTCAATATTTAAACGATACACATGAAATGCTGATTTATATCATCGAATATATACCTTGTGAACTGTTTGTTTTAGACTTATTGTATTTTGGATATACCATTTAGTATGTTATAATTCAATTCATTAACAGTTCATTTTTGTTTGGAAAGGATTAAAAAACATGTTTGGTGTCTAAATTCTAATATTTACAGGaatctatttttttataatgtgctACTCTCATTACGGTACCAGGTAACAGTACAGTTTTCTATAGGTTTAGTATTTGAATGATAATCGTTTCGATTTTTGATCTACAAGTTTACTGTTATAGGTAAATGTCACCTATAGTGTAACTATATGTTTTGGATTGTAAATTGTTCATGCTATAATAAAGAAAGGTACACAATGTACatgttgattttttattcattattccattggaatatattttatttggctTACCTAcataaaaccattatatataTGCAATGCTAAggtgtattttttttctagctgTAGCACATTGCTTCACcccatttcttatttttttaaattataattgcACATTGCAAAAAATTAAATTACCTCAAGATACATGGTAATGTGATTTTCATTCCATGATGTAGGTGCATAGGCTCGAGTGTTTTAAGAATTTGTGCCATCCCTGGTCTTTGTCAATCTCTCATGtatgttaattttttatttccatttgggACAGTACCAATTGTAACATCCCCCCATTTCAGCTAGCGATGTTCGTGTGATCCTCGGAGACCAAAGTGTATAGTATTTAGGTACCAAATGGCAGCAAGGAGACTATCTGGGTTTGAAGTTCCAAATGCTCCAGAATAAAACAATTCTTCTTCCTCATCGGACTCAATGGCCTCAGCAGCGTTAGGTAGATTACTAAGTCCAAGTTCTTTCAGGTGTTTTTTCTTGGCCATAAGACAATCCCTTGATTTTTTGAAAGTAAGATCTTTCATAATATCATGGGTGTAACCATTCAAAGATAGATATCGATTAATCATGCCATGAAAGCCACTTAGTGTACCTGGCTGATATTCTTTTTCctcgttttcatttttagtttgttttctaaTACCAATGAAAAATTCTTGCAAATATGTGTCAAGTTCAGTTGGTTCAATTGTATATATTTCTCTCGTTTCTGATTTGATATCATTTAAAAACTGTTTAAATGTATTAACACTGTACATTATTTTCCTCTTTGTATTCTGATTTTCTCTTTCATCAAGCCAGACATAACTAATCGATCAGATCGGTAATCGAACACTAATCGATCATATTTGATCAGTACTCGATTGATGACTTGAAGTCATCGATCAGTAATCGATCAAACCCTGCAGGCACATTTTGTTGAATCAACGTTGAATCTTTGTTGATTTTAGGTTATACATTGATCAACAAATATTCAACATTGATTCAACGTTGACAATGCAACGTTGAAATTAGTACATTGTTTCAACGTTGAATTGACATTGTGTTGAAATACCAACACTGAATCAACGTTGGCTAAACAATACATAAAACCCAGTAGTTGTGGATACCAGAATTGTCAAAAAAGAAGTATTTGACACATCACaattaatttcaaattgaaaacgaTATTcgcattaaataaaatatttagtagATTTATCACTAATTGTTGTGGTGATTATAGAATAACACATAAAATAATCACAGTGTATATATAAGCATTACTAATTAATCATGAACTTCGCAcaccaaatattaaaataatagaaaattccAAAATTTCACCCCCACCCCAAAACATAATAAAAGAACCAGCGTGTATACAGGATcatacagtaaatataaaattaaatatttgtgaaTAACTCCTTCCCTTTAAAAGATCCCTCCACCTTTTCCCTGGACTTCTGATGACAAATatcttgttttcatttcttttttttctattctttttattaattccAAGAGAAAGACGTATACATCAGTACATAAACAATGGTTGACAACTTGAAATATAAACAACGGATAGATCTATTTAAATAACGATTTAAATTTTCGCGGCATTGTAACATTTCTATTTTAAGACTTCAGGTATGCGCATGCGCAGTTGTTTTTGTTGCCAAAGTTTGAATATCCGCCAACGAGACTACAAGTGATTTGTGCAGAGTTTTTATCAATATCTTTCCTCTATTCAGCTTTTACATTTTTATCGTAAGTATTTATATTAATTGTTGTGATTTATGTTATCGTATTTTAGAAATGTGAACATATCATGTTGTTATGAAACTGTACAGtactgaaaagttgaaattttacacGTGAAAAAGGGGAATGCTTAAGACAATCTTTGGATTGACCGTAGGATCAGGATCAGGATAGCATGTTACCATTCCCAAGATATCTTGCAACGTCTcatgaatttttatcattgaCTATTTGAAATCATATGATTGAATCAAAAGTGAAAAGAAATTTTAATCGCATAAAAAGGGGGGCTTGTTTACAACTTTGGGATGGAAAGGTCAGAagctatatatatcatatatgactCACCAAGTTGAACCTTTAATTTTACTGTCAAAATTGAGGTAGAGTTTGGACAAGGTAATTAAACATAAAGGGTATATGAGGGTGGTAAAAAGTTATTTGCATTTATGGCCTTTTTAGTTCACGTGTTTTAGCGTTTTATTTCACGTAATTGGTTTcgacatgcattatttttgtttcCTCTTATTTATTTTCTGTGTTTCGTCTGGGTATTCTTTAATTTCTCGTGCTAGTCCAacattcaagataaaaaaaaagtaaaccaggaCTAAATTCGAAGTCCAGTCGggagattgttttaaattatgtgttcCCAGGATATTAATTGCGATCAAGTTATCTTTTCCACGATTCGGATGCAACAAGCGGAAGCGAAAAGGTGACTGCagggtctttgtgtccattatcATGACTGTGTGATCTCCAATAACGACTGAGTATTAACTTCTAGTACTTTTTTCcttaataatattcatgatttaATTTTTCGTGCTTCCTTTAtccaaatttttattttcagtgcagtgttttttttttatttttatttcacgtgtttccgtGATAAGAACCCCCTTTACCATCCTCGAATATGTCAATTAGTCAGATATCCATGCCGCAGCACAAGTAATACAGAAAAAGACATAAGTGGATAAACCTTCAATTTGTTCAAATTGAAATGTAGTAGTTAGGATTTTCTTGCAGATTATACCTAGTTCCTTCTAGTCTATCTAAAAGGAAATGTAGTTAGAGACTTCAAAGGACAACTGTTATTTACTTGAGTTTTCATCGGTTCTTATGctttttatttatactttaaagTAATATCATTATGAAGTTAAAACAGTTAAATGTGTTGGACAGAATACAACTTTACAAtgttataacttttgattttgtagatGTCATCATGAAGACCTAGATGGAATCACAGAACAGCAATTCAAGTGtctgaaaaaacaataaactttctAAAACGGGCTCCAAAAAGACAAGGTGTGAGAAAAAAGAAGTTGAAGTttcactattaataaataaaaagtttcagtattaataaataaatttattttaattttatcgtATTGAATATTTCTCTATAATCAGTGGTTGGACATTAGAATACATAGGATAGGAAGTGTCCGAACAGcaaactttgttttatattttgaccaCTCAGATATTTCAAATAGACATTGAGCAAAATTTGTGTATTAAGGGTTGTGCGCTTTCGAAATCAATAATTCTCTTGGAAGATAATTTGTGTTGTTGTAAGcatgttgttaaatgttaaaaaaatcttgGTGGTTAAATTATGGTTCGTAGGATATCCCTCAACCCCCATATTTGTTATTCAGTTGATTGGTTGTTATCATCATCATTGTCAAGCCATGCTCTCATCACACGAATGTGGTCACTCAGttttattgttgaaaattacTGATATTTTACAAGTAATTGGCAGTCAATGGcatctacattgtattaaaagttTTGTGTACCCAAACACTTTTTATTGTTGTACCTATTGTTAACAAGACAACCATCAACCAAAGAgcattatttatatatctttgcgttaccatacagtcttcaacaatgaactaaAGAACACACCATGTCAAATATAACCAGAcaatgactttatttaaagataatcaatttttttttgagattatttttcaaacttgggTCTAATGGAGCAGTTATTGGATCAGGTTTCCTGAGGCAGAATGTTGCTATGGCGTTTTGCATATTGAGCGCCTAGAGAAGACAATAGCTTGAACATTGCTACAGTATAAAATTATGGACTGCAAGACAAAGACAATACAGGATGAATGAAACATATTAGTTTAGGTGGAAACACAGTTGAACACAATCACTAACCAATTTTGATTCCGTGTTGAATACTAGTATTGTATTCACCCTGAATTCAATCTGAATTCAAATTAAGCTATTGGTTGAAACAATGTTGAAGCAACTATTATTCTATATAGATTCAATGTTGAACATCAACGTTGATTCAACATAGGATTTCAACGTTGATACAAATTTGCAAAATCTAATAATAATTCAACATTGattcaacatagaaaataaacattgattCAATGTTAAATCAACGTTGTGTGCCTGCTGGGAACTCTCTCAGGAGTTTGATCGATTAGTGATTGATTAGATTACTGATCGATTTAAGACCGATTACTGATGGATTAGTGATTGATTAATGAAAGACATCATCCATTGCCAAAATTTTCTGGAAttctagaatttaaaatcatttcactgCTAAGAAGATACTGGAATTGTTTTTTCATGATGTTGTCAATATGTCTGGAAATTTGAATGTAAAGATTAGAACCAATACCCATGCCAGACATCAGTGTTTATTTTTAAGTCTTGAATTTATGTTTCTGtctaaatatgccaaaaaatccAGGATTTACTCAGCAATACATTTTTACACAATATGCAGTCGTAACAAAGAGAAGCGTATCTAAAAGCTTAGCCCTAACATATTCCTgattaaaaactacatttttgtagGTTTACCCATGTATATTGGTACAATAACtgtgacgtcttgaaaggctattgtaattttttcttttacaaacttTCATTGAcggaaggcgtcaaagcaaaatttaaaaaagccatccaagatgtcataattattgatataaaaactctaatttttatatgtgtgcatgtaaaaaatttggttgtagaggggtctaaatacagcacaaactacattttccaaaagaccaaaagagtgaaaaaatagattttaacaacaACATTTGACTTGAATATAGTAGTATATATATACTTCCAtggtttgataaatatttgaagcCTTTTAAGTTTATGACCTTTGTTAAcacatcaaaattaatttttacatataatattagCTTCAGACACTTGTGATTTTATTAAGAAGatgaaaattaaatttcaaccaaggtaatatatattaaaatctgtatttttcatatatacggattaatcaacacaaataaaTTGTGCAATTTGATATATCATTAACTTTATGATGAAATTTAGGGTTGGTCCTATAACATTATTAACTAATGCCAGAATTTAGGTCACAACTAAATCGCCAGAACATTTACCAATTAACAGAAAATTGATACATCATTTATTCAAACACACTTGTTTGTTTTCACAGCAGGATATTGTCTAATTTCCACAATATTGTAGAAGACTGACCAGAAATGACCAGCTGTGGACTATGACTCTACTAAGGATTGcaaaatactgataaaaataaatagattgttATCAGAGTCAGTGGAAAACTTTCTATTGACTTTTGAATTTACATACAGaagatccccccttttttctaaaatttaaaatagtcCTTATGCAAGGCAATAGTGGTTAGTGTTTTATTTTCACATGAAAACATACACATCTAAAGATAAGTAGAATAAATATGAATATGGaattaaagatgtttttaaataGAATTGAGTATGTGCCCGTCACAAGTCAGGAtcgagcctgtaattcagtgattgtctttttttattttgtgttacatatttgtttttaaataa carries:
- the LOC139521555 gene encoding uncharacterized protein, whose protein sequence is MYSVNTFKQFLNDIKSETREIYTIEPTELDTYLQEFFIGIRKQTKNENEEKEYQPGTLSGFHGMINRYLSLNGYTHDIMKDLTFKKSRDCLMAKKKHLKELGLSNLPNAAEAIESDEEEELFYSGAFGTSNPDSLLAAIWYLNTIHFGLRGSHEHR